Proteins encoded together in one Lathyrus oleraceus cultivar Zhongwan6 chromosome 5, CAAS_Psat_ZW6_1.0, whole genome shotgun sequence window:
- the LOC127083080 gene encoding protein Iojap-related, mitochondrial isoform X1, whose translation MWAVLRARACSSRYASNPQPLLQPWKLGFSSLSTTVNTDGGVSKCFLDLQEIEKILTDVQADDVKIIPVPKQSEWADFMVLATGKSPWHVRNIAQALIYQAKQKQIGARQMMLPSVQGQEDGKWIVIDSGKVIVHALDENARAYYNLEGLWTRGTLQNEPVEDLQKVLVKVRRKNNSKKPAQKNP comes from the exons ATGTGGGCAGTTCTGCGAGCTCGTGCTTGTTCCTCGCGCTATGCATCAAATCCACAGCCTCTTCTTCAACCATGGAAGCTAGGGTTTTCCTCTCTATCCACTACCGTCAACACTGACGGTGGCGTCAGTAAATGCTTCTTAGATCTGCAAGAGATCGAGAAGATTCTGACGGACGTTCAAGCTGACGACGTGAAGATAATTCCAGTTCCCAAACAGAGCGAGTGGGCGGATTTCATGGTGCTCGCCACTGGTAAATCCCCATGGCACGTCAGGAATATCGCTCAAGCCCTAATTTACCAG GCTAAGCAGAAGCAGATAGGCGCTCGGCAAATGATGCTGCCTAGCGTGCAAGGGCAAGAGGATGGAAAATGGATCGTTATTGACTCTG GTAAAGTGATAGTTCACGCACTTGATGAAAATGCTAGAGCTTACTACAATTTGGAGGGTCTTTGGACCCGCGGGACATTGCAAAATGAACCTGTTGAG GATTTACAAAAAGTTTTGGTGAAGGTCCGGCGGAAAAACAATTCCAAGAAACCTGCACAAAAGAATCCCTAA
- the LOC127083080 gene encoding protein Iojap-related, mitochondrial isoform X2: protein MWAVLRARACSSRYASNPQPLLQPWKLGFSSLSTTVNTDGGVSKCFLDLQEIEKILTDVQADDVKIIPVPKQSEWADFMVLATGKSPWHVRNIAQALIYQAKQKQIGARQMMLPSVQGQEDGKWIVIDSGKVIVHALDENARAYYNLEGLWTRGTLQNEPVEL from the exons ATGTGGGCAGTTCTGCGAGCTCGTGCTTGTTCCTCGCGCTATGCATCAAATCCACAGCCTCTTCTTCAACCATGGAAGCTAGGGTTTTCCTCTCTATCCACTACCGTCAACACTGACGGTGGCGTCAGTAAATGCTTCTTAGATCTGCAAGAGATCGAGAAGATTCTGACGGACGTTCAAGCTGACGACGTGAAGATAATTCCAGTTCCCAAACAGAGCGAGTGGGCGGATTTCATGGTGCTCGCCACTGGTAAATCCCCATGGCACGTCAGGAATATCGCTCAAGCCCTAATTTACCAG GCTAAGCAGAAGCAGATAGGCGCTCGGCAAATGATGCTGCCTAGCGTGCAAGGGCAAGAGGATGGAAAATGGATCGTTATTGACTCTG GTAAAGTGATAGTTCACGCACTTGATGAAAATGCTAGAGCTTACTACAATTTGGAGGGTCTTTGGACCCGCGGGACATTGCAAAATGAACCTGTTGAG TTGTAA